One stretch of Amycolatopsis tolypomycina DNA includes these proteins:
- a CDS encoding glucosaminidase domain-containing protein: MTRTYRRLVTAAALVIASQFAGGVAFAAPPPDVVADAARDGAVVPEAASASAADDFVNAAGPAAQRGQADYGVPASVTVAQAIQESNWGQAAPGNNYFGIKCSPGPGPIGTGCQNLETQECCPLHTVIASFRTYASMEDSFRDHGLFLRQNSIYANAFNYTGDPDQFIREVHRAGYATDPNYANSIINLMVTYDLYRFNSGPVLAPPPGGEGTFNAWTASVEMFARDVNGRVGHTYMGADGKHGAWSVAGDWQVVGRPVSVYNPNSRGVEIYGRSVDGFLIHSYIGADGQYGPWTQVGDWKIASSPAAVYNPNSRAVEVYARATDGFLIHNYLGSDGKNGYWSVVGDWKISETPAAVYNPNSRSIEIYARATDEFLLHNYLLPNGQHGTWTVVGNWKITGSPAPVFNDARRSVEVYARATDGYLIHNYLGTDGQNGSWSVVGNWKIADTPAAVYNPNSRSIEIYARATDNFLIHNYLLPDGQHGVWTTVGTWTISNTPTAVFHQSRRSVEVYARSMDGYLVHNYLTTTGQNGTWTVVDNHPITD; encoded by the coding sequence ATGACCAGGACCTACCGGCGGCTCGTGACCGCCGCCGCACTCGTGATCGCCAGTCAGTTCGCCGGTGGTGTCGCCTTCGCCGCGCCACCGCCGGACGTCGTCGCCGACGCCGCCCGCGACGGCGCCGTGGTGCCCGAGGCGGCCTCGGCGAGCGCGGCCGACGACTTCGTCAACGCCGCCGGCCCGGCGGCCCAGCGCGGTCAAGCCGACTACGGCGTCCCCGCGTCGGTGACCGTCGCACAGGCCATCCAGGAGTCGAACTGGGGCCAGGCGGCACCGGGCAACAACTACTTCGGCATCAAGTGCAGCCCCGGTCCCGGGCCGATCGGCACCGGCTGCCAGAACCTGGAGACGCAGGAGTGCTGCCCGCTCCACACCGTGATCGCGTCGTTCCGGACCTACGCGTCCATGGAGGACTCCTTCCGCGACCACGGCCTCTTCCTGCGGCAGAACTCGATCTACGCCAACGCGTTCAACTACACCGGCGATCCCGACCAGTTCATCCGCGAGGTGCACAGGGCCGGCTACGCCACCGACCCGAACTACGCGAATTCGATCATCAACCTGATGGTCACCTACGACCTGTACCGCTTCAACTCCGGTCCGGTCCTCGCCCCGCCTCCGGGTGGGGAGGGGACGTTCAACGCGTGGACGGCGTCGGTGGAGATGTTCGCCCGTGACGTGAACGGCCGTGTGGGGCACACCTACATGGGAGCGGACGGCAAGCACGGTGCGTGGAGTGTGGCCGGGGACTGGCAGGTGGTGGGTCGTCCCGTGTCCGTGTACAACCCGAACTCGCGTGGTGTGGAGATCTACGGTCGTTCGGTGGACGGGTTCCTGATCCATTCCTACATCGGTGCGGACGGTCAGTACGGGCCGTGGACGCAGGTGGGTGACTGGAAGATCGCGAGCTCGCCGGCGGCGGTGTACAACCCCAACTCCCGCGCGGTGGAGGTGTACGCGCGAGCGACCGACGGGTTCCTGATCCACAACTACCTGGGCAGCGACGGGAAGAACGGTTACTGGTCGGTGGTGGGGGACTGGAAGATCTCTGAGACGCCGGCGGCGGTGTACAACCCGAATTCCCGCTCGATCGAGATCTACGCCCGCGCCACCGATGAGTTCTTGCTGCACAACTATCTGCTGCCCAACGGCCAGCACGGCACCTGGACGGTGGTCGGGAACTGGAAGATCACCGGTTCACCTGCGCCGGTGTTCAACGACGCCCGCCGGTCGGTGGAGGTCTACGCCCGCGCCACCGACGGCTACCTGATCCACAACTACCTCGGCACCGACGGGCAGAACGGTAGCTGGAGCGTGGTGGGGAACTGGAAGATCGCCGACACCCCGGCCGCGGTCTACAACCCGAACTCCCGCTCGATCGAAATCTACGCCCGCGCGACCGACAACTTCCTGATCCACAACTACCTGCTGCCCGACGGCCAGCACGGCGTCTGGACCACTGTGGGTACCTGGACCATCAGCAACACCCCCACCGCGGTGTTCCACCAGTCACGACGCTCGGTCGAGGTCTACGCCCGATCCATGGACGGCTACCTCGTCCACAACTACCTCACCACCACCGGCCAAAACGGCACCTGGACCGTCGTCGACAACCACCCCATCACCGACTGA
- a CDS encoding HalD/BesD family halogenase gives MSTSVAPLEMVDTDRYPLTDPDGPAWREVVRRTRAELAGAGCSVLADFVRPELREVLRAECAALEPHAYTKVERVNAYNTAIDEPLPEDHPGRTILERGNAFVARDRVPPSAIIARLYTSPVFRRFVADCFGLPELHELADPLSGLTLNVIAPGRAHPWHFDTNEFTVSMLTQAADGGGTFEYCPNIRSATDENFAAVRSVLAGDTGPVRRLDLRPGDLQLFKGRFALHRVSTVEGAIARHSAIFAYSERPGVIGSAERTRQLFGRVLPAHLAGRSVRGDELLD, from the coding sequence ATGAGCACCTCCGTAGCGCCACTGGAAATGGTCGACACCGACCGCTACCCGCTCACCGATCCGGACGGCCCGGCCTGGCGGGAGGTCGTGCGGCGCACCCGTGCGGAGCTGGCCGGCGCCGGGTGCAGCGTGCTCGCCGACTTCGTCCGCCCGGAGCTGCGGGAGGTCCTGCGGGCGGAATGCGCCGCACTCGAACCGCACGCCTACACGAAGGTCGAGCGGGTCAACGCCTACAACACCGCCATCGACGAGCCGCTGCCCGAAGACCACCCCGGCCGGACGATCCTGGAACGCGGCAACGCCTTCGTCGCGCGCGACCGCGTCCCGCCATCGGCGATCATCGCGCGGCTCTACACCAGCCCGGTGTTCCGCCGGTTCGTCGCGGACTGCTTCGGGCTGCCGGAACTGCACGAGCTCGCCGACCCGCTGTCCGGTTTGACGCTCAACGTGATCGCGCCCGGTCGCGCGCACCCGTGGCACTTCGACACCAACGAGTTCACCGTCAGCATGCTGACGCAGGCCGCGGACGGCGGTGGCACCTTCGAGTACTGCCCGAACATCCGGTCCGCCACGGACGAGAACTTCGCCGCCGTGCGCTCGGTGCTGGCCGGCGACACCGGCCCGGTCCGGCGCCTGGACCTGCGGCCCGGTGATCTCCAGCTGTTCAAAGGACGGTTCGCGCTGCACCGGGTGAGTACCGTGGAGGGGGCGATCGCGCGCCACTCCGCGATCTTCGCCTACAGCGAGCGCCCGGGGGTCATCGGCAGCGCGGAGCGGACGCGGCAGCTCTTCGGCCGCGTCCTGCCCGCCCACCTCGCCGGACGCAGCGTCCGGGGCGACGAACTGCTCGACTGA
- a CDS encoding class I SAM-dependent methyltransferase: MPFDSTGKISFDHIYTAPDPRPFFGTLKRVGYHIPQLAKPYFAKLIAAHPAERPTVLDVGCSYGVNAALQRCEATMDDLYAHYTDPAVRALDHAALVEADRRRVRPGGPKFYGLDSSAPALEYALSAGFLDEAIHADLERDDPDSTQQKLLDDVDLVVSTGCVGYVTEKTLSRVARGARPWMAHFVLRMFSYEPIAGSLAELGYETTAVGGVFRQRQFASAEEQAQILDTLGAAGVDPTGLEADGWLYAQLYVSRPAGLPELELPDSDEEG; encoded by the coding sequence GTGCCCTTCGACTCGACCGGCAAGATCTCGTTCGACCACATCTACACCGCGCCCGACCCGCGGCCGTTCTTCGGCACCCTGAAGCGCGTCGGCTACCACATCCCGCAGCTGGCGAAGCCGTACTTCGCGAAGCTGATCGCCGCGCACCCCGCCGAGCGGCCGACCGTGCTCGACGTCGGCTGCTCATACGGCGTCAACGCGGCCCTGCAGCGCTGCGAAGCGACGATGGACGATCTCTACGCCCACTACACCGACCCGGCCGTGCGCGCGCTGGACCACGCGGCACTGGTCGAGGCGGACCGCAGGCGCGTCCGCCCCGGTGGCCCGAAGTTCTACGGCCTCGACAGCTCGGCCCCGGCGCTCGAGTACGCGCTGTCCGCCGGCTTCCTCGACGAGGCGATCCACGCCGACCTCGAACGCGACGACCCGGACAGCACCCAGCAGAAGCTCCTGGACGACGTCGACCTCGTCGTCTCGACCGGCTGCGTCGGGTACGTCACCGAGAAGACGCTGTCACGGGTCGCCCGCGGCGCGCGGCCGTGGATGGCGCACTTCGTGCTGCGGATGTTCTCCTACGAGCCGATCGCCGGGAGCCTCGCCGAGCTGGGCTACGAGACCACGGCCGTCGGCGGCGTCTTCCGGCAGCGGCAGTTCGCCTCCGCCGAGGAGCAGGCGCAGATCCTGGACACCCTCGGCGCGGCCGGGGTCGACCCCACCGGGCTGGAGGCCGACGGCTGGCTTTACGCGCAGCTGTATGTTTCCCGTCCTGCAGGCTTGCCCGAACTCGAACTCCCCGACTCCGACGAAGAAGGATGA
- a CDS encoding choline/carnitine O-acyltransferase, translating to MTVSSPEWSTRTFGNEDRLPRVPVPTLEDSRRRFLEWCAPLLTPEELAETEAALAEFLAGPGPELQARLEEYDRSPGVRSWLDTFWPYRYLGRRDRIALNANFFFLFQDSPLGQVERAAELTAAAVDYKLKLDDERVPPVLLRGTPQSMVQHKYLFSATRIPGALLDTARTRFPSPERHIVVFSKGTPFRLDVIAEDGRPHSAAQLADALRAILKDDHVADVPAGPFTTKARAEWAASRAALLEAGNAAALETIETALFCLCLDDFTPADDLEAGDRLLYGDNRWYDKAVSLVVFEDGTAGINVEHCELDGTTILGFTDALLSGSREDREPADGVPAHEVVEFTLTDELREDARAAREAFKAYADATATQTVSFDFGANRAKELGMSPDAFAQMSYQLAHRRAKGLTGATYESIATRQFQNGRTEAMRVVTPEVVRFADVMTSDASVEEKREAFRAAAAKHVARAKECQAGDAPEQHLWELQLIGKRRGDADPALFSSPGWLKSRDDYLSTSSAPSVNIRYFGFGSTSPQCIGIAYVLLPDRWNIYLSTPKHVSAEMYRFADELAVAVRELQELLAE from the coding sequence ATGACCGTGAGCAGTCCGGAATGGTCCACCCGCACCTTCGGCAACGAGGACCGGCTCCCCCGGGTCCCCGTCCCCACCCTGGAGGACAGCCGCCGCCGGTTCCTCGAGTGGTGCGCCCCGCTGCTGACGCCGGAGGAGCTGGCGGAGACCGAAGCGGCGCTGGCCGAGTTCCTGGCGGGTCCCGGACCGGAGCTGCAGGCGCGGCTCGAGGAGTACGACCGCTCGCCGGGCGTGCGCAGCTGGCTCGACACCTTCTGGCCGTACCGCTACCTCGGCCGCCGCGACCGGATCGCGCTCAACGCCAACTTCTTCTTCCTCTTCCAGGACTCCCCGCTCGGCCAGGTCGAACGCGCAGCCGAGCTGACCGCGGCGGCCGTGGACTACAAGCTGAAGCTCGACGACGAGCGGGTGCCGCCGGTGCTCCTGCGCGGCACGCCGCAGTCGATGGTGCAGCACAAGTACCTCTTCTCGGCCACGCGGATCCCGGGTGCGCTGCTGGACACCGCGCGCACGCGGTTCCCCTCGCCCGAGCGGCACATCGTCGTGTTCTCGAAGGGCACGCCGTTCCGGCTGGACGTCATCGCCGAGGACGGGCGCCCGCACTCGGCGGCGCAGCTGGCCGACGCGCTGCGCGCGATCCTCAAGGACGACCACGTCGCCGACGTCCCCGCCGGGCCCTTCACGACGAAGGCGCGCGCGGAATGGGCGGCTTCGCGGGCCGCGCTGCTCGAAGCGGGCAACGCCGCCGCGCTGGAGACCATCGAGACCGCGCTGTTCTGCCTGTGCCTGGACGACTTCACGCCGGCGGACGACCTGGAGGCGGGCGACAGGCTGCTGTACGGCGACAATCGCTGGTACGACAAGGCCGTCTCGCTGGTCGTGTTCGAAGACGGCACCGCCGGGATCAACGTCGAGCACTGCGAGCTCGACGGCACGACGATCCTCGGCTTCACCGACGCCCTGCTGAGCGGTTCGCGCGAGGACCGCGAACCGGCTGACGGCGTCCCCGCCCACGAGGTCGTCGAGTTCACGCTGACCGACGAACTCCGCGAAGACGCGCGCGCCGCCCGGGAAGCCTTCAAGGCCTACGCGGACGCGACGGCGACGCAGACGGTGTCGTTCGACTTCGGTGCGAACCGGGCGAAGGAACTGGGCATGTCCCCGGACGCCTTCGCGCAGATGTCGTACCAGCTGGCCCACCGCCGCGCGAAGGGCCTGACCGGGGCGACGTACGAGTCGATCGCCACCCGGCAGTTCCAGAACGGCCGGACCGAGGCCATGCGGGTCGTCACGCCCGAGGTGGTGCGCTTCGCCGACGTCATGACCTCCGACGCGTCCGTCGAGGAGAAGCGCGAGGCGTTCCGGGCAGCCGCGGCGAAGCACGTGGCGCGGGCGAAGGAGTGCCAGGCCGGCGACGCGCCCGAGCAGCACCTGTGGGAGCTGCAGCTGATCGGGAAACGCCGGGGTGACGCGGACCCGGCGCTGTTCTCCTCGCCGGGCTGGCTGAAGTCGCGCGACGACTACCTCAGCACCAGCTCGGCGCCGTCGGTCAACATCCGGTACTTCGGCTTCGGCTCGACCAGCCCGCAGTGCATCGGCATCGCCTACGTGCTGCTGCCGGACCGCTGGAACATCTACCTGAGCACGCCGAAGCACGTCTCCGCGGAGATGTACCGCTTCGCCGACGAACTCGCGGTGGCGGTGCGGGAACTGCAGGAGCTGCTGGCCGAGTAG
- a CDS encoding class I SAM-dependent methyltransferase has translation MSQRRADGSAGDADYGAIGGVYTDYRKPDPRIGQYILDALGDARTVLNVGAGAGAYEPEDREVTAVEPSASMRAQRPAGLPPAVDAVAEKLPFPDRAFEGAMSTFSVHQWNDLWAGLKEMRRVTRGPIAILTCDPDLLRRFWLLDYAPEVIETEARRYPSVDDIADGLGGHTEVIGVPIPIDCTDGFNEAYYARPERLLDPGARLSCSAWSFVDDRVHHRFAAELQHDLDDGTWERRYGRLREQPVFEGSLVLVVSDPTT, from the coding sequence ATGAGCCAGCGACGTGCGGACGGCAGCGCCGGGGACGCCGACTACGGCGCCATCGGCGGGGTCTACACCGACTACCGCAAGCCGGATCCCCGGATCGGCCAATACATCCTCGACGCGCTGGGCGACGCGCGGACCGTGCTGAACGTCGGTGCCGGCGCCGGCGCGTACGAACCCGAAGACCGCGAAGTGACCGCCGTCGAGCCGTCGGCCTCGATGCGCGCGCAGCGGCCGGCGGGCCTGCCGCCGGCGGTCGACGCCGTCGCGGAGAAGCTGCCGTTCCCGGACCGGGCGTTCGAAGGGGCGATGAGCACGTTCAGCGTGCACCAGTGGAACGACCTGTGGGCCGGCCTCAAGGAGATGCGCCGGGTCACCCGCGGCCCGATCGCCATCTTGACCTGCGACCCCGACCTGCTGCGCCGCTTCTGGCTGCTCGACTACGCCCCCGAGGTGATCGAGACCGAGGCCCGGCGCTACCCGTCGGTCGACGACATCGCCGACGGGCTCGGCGGCCACACGGAAGTCATCGGCGTGCCGATCCCGATCGACTGCACCGACGGCTTCAACGAGGCCTACTACGCCCGCCCCGAACGCCTCCTCGATCCGGGCGCCCGCCTGTCGTGCTCGGCGTGGAGCTTCGTCGACGACCGCGTGCACCACCGCTTTGCCGCGGAGCTGCAGCACGACCTCGACGACGGCACGTGGGAACGCCGCTACGGCAGGCTGCGCGAGCAACCGGTGTTCGAAGGCTCGCTGGTGCTGGTCGTCTCCGACCCGACGACGTGA
- a CDS encoding discoidin domain-containing protein, with protein MSPVPRRHAALLAAALAAAGTTVLLGASPAVAAPCPTTATGGASVPFRTVEAECSATNGSAVGPDLTQASLASEASGRQAVRIGTGQYVEFTLPAAANAINVHYSVPDGTSGRLTVSVNGTRLALPVTSRYSYVVTPWIPGAKTHHFFDDARLLLGQNLAAGAKVRVQADSGDVGQATIDLADFEQVGGAGTKPAAALSVTDYGATANDASDDSPAFRTALAAARSQGRELWVPQGRFEIGSALQIDQTTVRGAGQWYTVLHGNNIFNNGSASGNIRLYDFAVFGDVTERNDGSPDNAFHGVLGTGSVVSGLWIQNTKCGLWLMNGASSNVTIENNRILDTQADGVNFDGAVTNSTLRNNYLRNNGDDGLALWSNGQADSGNTLVNNTVVQPNLANGIALYGGSNNTVTGNLVQDTNALGGGYLVANRFNSVPLSGTVTLSDNTALRAGALDPNWQFGVGALWFDARDQAITGVTIRVTGFTAIQSPYAAVQFIDGNGAGKPIQGITLDGVSVQGAGTFVAQAQTQGSVAVSNLTASGVGVTGTYNCPYPTSIPRMTFTGSGNSGWTGTWGDCSTWPAPNSGPTQPPLPGTNLARGKAISASGSQGGFPPSNAVDGDANTYWESANNAFPQTLTVDLGTASSINKVTLKLPPSSAWGARTQTVTISGSTDGSSYTTLVGARGYAFDPATGNTASASFATTSQRFVRLTFTGNTGWPAGQVAEFEVAAA; from the coding sequence ATGTCCCCTGTTCCCCGGCGCCACGCGGCCCTGCTGGCCGCGGCACTCGCCGCGGCCGGCACCACCGTGTTGCTCGGCGCTTCCCCGGCCGTCGCGGCCCCCTGCCCGACGACCGCGACCGGCGGCGCGAGCGTGCCCTTCCGGACCGTCGAAGCCGAGTGCTCGGCGACGAACGGCTCGGCCGTCGGCCCCGACCTCACCCAGGCGAGCCTGGCCTCGGAAGCCTCCGGGCGGCAGGCGGTCCGGATCGGGACCGGCCAGTACGTCGAGTTCACGCTGCCCGCGGCGGCCAACGCGATCAACGTCCACTACAGCGTCCCGGACGGTACTTCGGGCCGGCTTACGGTGTCCGTCAACGGAACCAGGCTGGCGTTGCCGGTGACGTCCCGGTATTCCTATGTGGTCACTCCGTGGATCCCGGGCGCGAAGACCCACCACTTCTTCGACGACGCCCGGCTGCTGCTCGGCCAGAACCTCGCCGCCGGTGCGAAGGTGCGCGTGCAGGCCGACTCCGGTGACGTCGGCCAGGCCACCATCGACCTCGCCGACTTCGAGCAGGTCGGCGGCGCGGGCACGAAACCGGCGGCCGCGCTGTCGGTCACCGACTACGGCGCCACGGCGAACGACGCCTCCGACGACTCGCCGGCGTTCCGCACCGCGTTGGCGGCCGCGCGCTCGCAGGGCCGCGAGCTGTGGGTGCCGCAAGGACGGTTCGAGATCGGGTCGGCACTGCAGATCGACCAGACCACCGTCCGCGGCGCGGGTCAGTGGTACACCGTCCTGCACGGCAACAACATCTTCAACAACGGCAGCGCGTCCGGGAACATCAGGCTGTACGACTTCGCGGTGTTCGGCGACGTGACCGAACGCAACGACGGCAGCCCGGACAACGCGTTCCACGGCGTCCTCGGCACCGGCTCGGTCGTGTCCGGCCTGTGGATCCAGAACACGAAGTGCGGGCTGTGGCTGATGAACGGCGCGTCGTCGAACGTCACCATCGAGAACAACCGCATCCTCGACACCCAGGCCGACGGCGTGAACTTCGACGGCGCGGTCACGAACTCGACGTTGCGCAACAACTACCTGCGCAACAACGGCGACGACGGCCTCGCGCTGTGGTCCAACGGCCAGGCCGACTCCGGCAACACCCTGGTGAACAACACGGTCGTGCAGCCCAACCTGGCCAACGGCATCGCGCTGTACGGCGGTTCGAACAACACGGTGACCGGCAACCTCGTCCAGGACACCAACGCCCTCGGCGGCGGCTACCTGGTGGCGAACCGGTTCAACTCGGTGCCCCTGTCCGGCACGGTGACGCTGTCGGACAACACCGCGCTGCGCGCCGGAGCGCTCGACCCGAACTGGCAGTTCGGCGTCGGCGCGCTGTGGTTCGACGCCCGTGACCAGGCCATCACCGGCGTGACGATCCGGGTCACCGGGTTCACCGCGATCCAGAGCCCGTACGCGGCCGTCCAGTTCATCGACGGCAACGGCGCCGGCAAGCCGATCCAGGGCATCACGCTCGACGGCGTCTCGGTGCAGGGCGCCGGAACGTTCGTGGCGCAGGCCCAGACGCAGGGGTCGGTGGCCGTCAGCAACCTGACGGCGTCCGGCGTCGGCGTGACCGGGACGTACAACTGCCCGTACCCGACGTCGATCCCGCGGATGACGTTCACCGGCTCGGGCAACAGCGGCTGGACCGGCACCTGGGGCGACTGTTCGACCTGGCCCGCGCCGAACTCGGGCCCGACGCAGCCACCGCTGCCGGGCACCAACCTCGCGCGTGGCAAGGCGATCAGCGCGTCCGGGTCCCAGGGCGGGTTCCCGCCGTCGAACGCGGTGGACGGCGACGCGAACACCTACTGGGAAAGCGCGAACAACGCGTTCCCGCAGACGCTGACGGTGGATCTGGGCACGGCGTCGTCGATCAACAAGGTGACGCTGAAGCTGCCGCCGTCCTCGGCGTGGGGTGCGCGCACGCAGACGGTGACGATCTCCGGCAGCACCGACGGCAGCTCGTACACGACGCTGGTGGGGGCGCGTGGTTACGCGTTCGACCCGGCGACCGGCAACACGGCGTCGGCGTCCTTCGCGACGACGTCGCAGCGGTTTGTGCGGCTGACGTTCACCGGCAACACCGGCTGGCCCGCCGGCCAGGTGGCCGAGTTCGAGGTGGCAGCGGCCTAG
- a CDS encoding response regulator transcription factor, with translation MPRLLLVEDDEALAEALSLALRALGHDVVHAPTGEHALTSLGDAEFVLLDVMLPGIDGFEVCRRIRARSRLPIVLLTARGDPIDVVAGLECGADDYVVKPAEPRVLDARIKAIGRRAQPAVPEAGLLRVGELEIDAAAMSVTRGGEELALTATEIRLLVEFAEHPNQVLSRQVLLKRVWDYGYVGDSRIVDAAVARLRAKVEDDPANPALLRTVRGLGYRLVTK, from the coding sequence GTGCCGCGTCTGCTGCTCGTCGAGGACGACGAAGCGCTGGCCGAAGCGCTTTCGCTGGCGTTGCGGGCCTTGGGGCACGACGTCGTCCACGCCCCGACCGGCGAGCACGCGCTGACTTCGCTGGGCGACGCCGAGTTCGTCCTCCTCGACGTCATGCTGCCCGGCATCGACGGCTTCGAGGTGTGCCGCCGCATCCGGGCCCGCAGCAGGCTGCCGATCGTGCTGCTGACCGCGCGCGGCGACCCGATCGACGTCGTCGCCGGGCTGGAGTGCGGCGCCGACGACTACGTGGTCAAGCCGGCGGAACCCCGGGTGCTCGACGCGCGGATCAAGGCGATCGGCCGCCGCGCGCAGCCGGCCGTGCCGGAAGCCGGCCTGCTGCGCGTGGGCGAGCTGGAGATCGACGCGGCCGCGATGAGCGTCACCCGCGGCGGCGAGGAACTCGCCCTGACGGCCACGGAGATCCGGCTGCTCGTCGAGTTCGCCGAGCACCCGAACCAGGTGCTGAGCCGCCAGGTGCTGTTGAAGCGGGTCTGGGACTACGGCTACGTCGGCGATTCACGGATCGTCGACGCGGCGGTCGCCCGGCTGCGGGCGAAGGTCGAGGACGACCCGGCGAACCCGGCACTGCTGCGGACGGTCCGCGGCCTGGGTTATCGCCTGGTGACGAAGTGA
- a CDS encoding sensor histidine kinase, producing MRLSLRTRIVAAIVGVTTTATAVMAFFAYRVQSEDVVQAFTIAAHSRMTTDGVELQKKIDLARPEERTRVILDDLEFTPAGWLLVAKSPGKPFVTIARASLVLAGSRIGYLGPPTMVITETPEKLLKPVEREVLSAPFGQITQNTAVTTDPDTGRPVLVVSRNFLNTDYFVVKFYDLGVLETDLGALRRNLGLIALGVSVFGVGVAFLVGRRIGRPIKALATAADELGSGALGTRVPVKGRDEVAALAASFNTMAARLGESIDELHAKDRQQRRFVADVAHDLRTPLASMIATVDSLDHAEPATRTRATEILGTQARRLAKLVEDLLEIARFDAGKADLRVAPVDLADLVADAAAVTGVEAAVTASGDVTVVADPRRVHTVVANLLSNAARHGAAPISVALDGTGDDVVLRVADAGPGIPEDLLPILFDRFARGDHARQATEGSGLGLAIARENVLAHGGSLTAHNDGGAVFTVRLPRNA from the coding sequence GTGAGACTCAGCCTGCGGACCCGGATCGTGGCGGCGATCGTCGGCGTGACCACGACGGCGACGGCGGTCATGGCCTTCTTCGCCTACCGGGTGCAGTCCGAGGACGTGGTGCAGGCGTTCACCATCGCCGCCCACTCCCGGATGACCACTGACGGCGTGGAGCTGCAGAAGAAGATCGACCTGGCCCGGCCCGAGGAACGGACCCGCGTCATCTTGGACGACCTGGAGTTCACTCCCGCCGGCTGGCTCCTCGTGGCCAAATCACCCGGCAAGCCGTTCGTCACGATCGCCCGAGCCTCCCTGGTGCTCGCCGGGTCCCGGATCGGCTACCTGGGGCCACCGACGATGGTCATCACCGAGACCCCGGAGAAGTTGCTGAAGCCGGTCGAAAGGGAAGTGCTTTCGGCCCCGTTCGGTCAGATCACCCAAAACACCGCCGTCACCACGGATCCGGACACCGGGCGTCCGGTGCTGGTCGTGAGCCGCAACTTCCTCAACACCGACTACTTCGTGGTCAAGTTCTACGACCTCGGCGTGCTCGAAACCGACCTCGGCGCGCTGCGCCGCAACCTGGGGCTGATCGCGCTCGGGGTGAGCGTGTTCGGGGTCGGCGTCGCGTTCCTGGTCGGCCGCCGGATCGGCCGTCCGATCAAGGCATTGGCCACCGCCGCCGACGAGCTCGGTTCCGGTGCGCTCGGCACCCGGGTCCCGGTCAAGGGCCGGGACGAGGTCGCCGCACTGGCCGCCTCCTTCAACACCATGGCCGCCCGGCTCGGCGAGTCCATCGACGAGCTGCACGCCAAGGACCGGCAGCAGCGGCGGTTCGTCGCCGACGTCGCTCACGACCTGCGGACGCCGCTCGCCTCGATGATCGCCACCGTCGACAGCCTCGACCACGCCGAGCCCGCCACCCGCACCCGCGCCACCGAAATCCTCGGCACCCAGGCGCGGCGGCTCGCCAAGCTCGTCGAAGACCTCCTCGAGATCGCCCGGTTCGACGCCGGGAAGGCCGATCTGCGGGTGGCGCCCGTCGACCTCGCCGACCTGGTCGCCGACGCCGCCGCGGTCACCGGCGTCGAGGCCGCCGTCACGGCGAGCGGGGACGTCACGGTCGTCGCCGATCCGCGGCGGGTGCACACCGTGGTGGCCAACCTGCTGAGCAACGCCGCCCGGCACGGCGCCGCGCCGATCTCGGTCGCCCTCGACGGCACCGGGGACGACGTCGTCCTGCGCGTCGCCGACGCCGGTCCCGGGATCCCGGAGGACCTGCTGCCGATCCTGTTCGACCGCTTCGCCCGCGGCGACCACGCGCGTCAGGCGACCGAGGGCAGCGGGCTCGGGCTCGCCATCGCCCGGGAGAACGTGCTGGCGCACGGCGGCTCGCTGACCGCGCACAACGACGGCGGTGCCGTGTTCACCGTGCGGCTGCCCAGGAACGCCTGA